A window of the Coprobacter fastidiosus genome harbors these coding sequences:
- a CDS encoding OPT family oligopeptide transporter yields MKEEEKQPVELPENAFRELGEGEEYQPVMSPSKNYPEVTLWSVSWGIIMAVLFSAAAAYLGLKVGQVFEAAIPIAIIAVGLSNATRRKNALGENVIIQSIGACSGVIVAGAIFTLPALYIIPGLTVDFMQVFLSSLLGGILGILFLIPFRKYFVSEMHGKYPFPEATATTQVLISGEKSGNQAKPLIFAGLIGGIYDFVLSTFGWWSEVLSTRVLPFGETIAEKAKAVFKINTGAAVLGLGYIVGLKYSLIICAGSIFVWFLIVPFMGLFWGDSVLTMGNSDITVSIGQMTPEQIFTTYGRHIGIGGIAMAGVIGIIRSWGIIKGAVGLASKELGGKAGAVMTSVKRTQRDISMKFIAIACIATLILILLFFYLGIIHNFTQAFIAFIVVSVIAFLFTTVAANAIAIVGTNPVSGMTLMTLILASVILVAVGLKGTSGMVAALIIGGVVCTALSMAGGFITDLKIGYWLGSTPAKQESWKFLGTLVSAATVGGVILILNDTYGFTSENGLAAPQANAMAAVIEPLMSGKGAPWLLYGIGALIAVVLTFCKIPALAFALGMFIPLELNTPLVVGGLVSWYVSTRSKNAEVNKSRYERGTLLASGFIAGGALMGVVSAGLRFGGFEYSCEMNDTIKQVLGLVLYLALIGYLLKDSMKAHKVR; encoded by the coding sequence ATGAAAGAGGAAGAAAAGCAACCGGTAGAGTTGCCTGAAAATGCATTCAGAGAATTAGGTGAAGGAGAAGAGTACCAGCCGGTTATGTCGCCTTCTAAAAATTATCCGGAGGTTACTTTATGGTCGGTCTCGTGGGGAATTATAATGGCTGTTCTGTTTTCTGCGGCTGCTGCTTATTTAGGACTTAAGGTCGGGCAGGTGTTCGAGGCGGCTATTCCTATCGCTATTATTGCAGTCGGTTTGTCTAACGCTACTCGTCGTAAGAATGCATTAGGAGAAAATGTCATTATACAGTCCATTGGAGCTTGTTCGGGCGTTATTGTTGCCGGAGCGATATTTACGCTTCCTGCACTTTATATTATACCGGGACTTACGGTCGATTTTATGCAGGTATTTTTGAGTTCTCTTTTAGGTGGAATTTTGGGAATACTGTTTTTGATACCGTTCCGAAAATATTTTGTATCCGAGATGCATGGCAAATATCCTTTTCCTGAAGCGACAGCTACTACACAAGTGCTTATATCCGGAGAAAAGAGCGGTAACCAAGCAAAACCCCTGATTTTTGCTGGGTTGATTGGCGGCATCTATGATTTTGTCCTTTCTACATTCGGTTGGTGGAGCGAGGTACTATCTACACGAGTATTGCCGTTCGGTGAGACAATTGCCGAAAAGGCAAAAGCTGTTTTCAAAATAAATACGGGAGCGGCTGTATTGGGACTCGGTTATATTGTCGGTCTTAAATATTCTTTGATTATTTGTGCCGGATCTATATTTGTCTGGTTTCTTATCGTTCCCTTTATGGGACTCTTTTGGGGAGATTCGGTCTTGACTATGGGAAACAGCGATATTACTGTCTCCATAGGACAAATGACTCCCGAACAAATATTTACTACTTACGGACGTCATATTGGTATAGGAGGTATAGCCATGGCGGGAGTTATCGGCATAATACGTTCTTGGGGAATCATAAAAGGCGCTGTCGGTTTGGCATCCAAAGAACTTGGAGGCAAAGCCGGAGCTGTTATGACTTCGGTGAAACGTACGCAGCGAGATATTTCTATGAAATTTATCGCTATTGCTTGCATCGCAACACTGATTCTGATTTTATTATTTTTCTATTTAGGCATTATCCATAATTTTACACAGGCCTTTATTGCCTTTATTGTGGTATCTGTCATTGCTTTTCTGTTCACGACGGTTGCAGCCAATGCGATTGCGATAGTCGGGACAAATCCTGTATCGGGAATGACTTTGATGACATTGATCTTGGCTTCTGTTATTCTTGTAGCTGTTGGCCTTAAAGGTACATCGGGTATGGTTGCCGCCTTAATTATCGGCGGGGTTGTCTGTACGGCTCTTTCTATGGCCGGAGGTTTTATAACCGATTTAAAAATCGGGTATTGGTTGGGTTCTACTCCGGCAAAGCAGGAGAGTTGGAAATTTTTAGGAACGCTGGTTTCTGCAGCGACGGTAGGAGGGGTTATATTGATTTTGAATGATACATACGGTTTTACTTCTGAAAACGGTTTGGCTGCTCCTCAGGCGAATGCTATGGCAGCTGTTATCGAACCTCTTATGTCGGGGAAAGGCGCTCCTTGGCTGCTATATGGTATCGGAGCATTGATTGCCGTAGTACTGACTTTTTGTAAAATTCCGGCTTTGGCTTTTGCTTTAGGAATGTTTATTCCTTTGGAACTGAATACTCCTTTAGTTGTAGGAGGATTGGTAAGCTGGTATGTCAGTACACGCAGCAAAAATGCCGAAGTAAATAAATCCCGGTATGAAAGAGGTACATTGTTGGCATCCGGATTTATTGCCGGTGGAGCATTGATGGGGGTTGTCAGTGCCGGATTGCGTTTTGGAGGATTTGAATATAGTT